Proteins from one Desulfitobacterium chlororespirans DSM 11544 genomic window:
- a CDS encoding helix-turn-helix domain-containing protein, protein MKEINLASVIVAKRREKGITQDELAAYIGVSKASVSKWETGQSYPDITFLPQLAAYFNISIDELMSYSPQMERSDIAKLYTRLAADFAARPFEDVIAECAAIIKKYYSCFPLLVQLVKLYTNHFMLAGTQERQEALLNDTVTLCERIQAESGDVQLAKEAVSYQALCFLALQKPQRVLDLLGEGIRPMLPEGMLIAQAYQVMGNIAKAKETLQTELYQYVMVAFQGLLNVLQMDTDHFEKAEEAFLRASDLARIFNMKQLNPNNVILLYALGARMYCANNSHAKAVELLGDYVDTCVEAFFPFELHGDTFFDLIDPWLKDCGAAAPRSEQVIKESMLRDVLMNPAFASLRDDPGYQRLVQKMERFIGR, encoded by the coding sequence ATGAAAGAAATCAATCTGGCGTCGGTCATTGTGGCCAAACGCAGGGAAAAAGGAATCACCCAGGATGAACTTGCCGCCTATATCGGTGTTTCCAAAGCATCTGTTTCTAAGTGGGAAACGGGGCAAAGCTATCCCGACATCACATTCCTCCCACAGCTTGCGGCCTATTTTAACATCAGCATCGACGAACTGATGAGCTATTCTCCTCAAATGGAACGATCGGACATCGCCAAACTCTACACCCGGTTAGCCGCCGATTTTGCTGCTCGGCCCTTTGAAGATGTGATCGCGGAGTGCGCCGCCATCATCAAAAAATATTACTCCTGTTTCCCGCTCCTTGTGCAACTGGTCAAGCTGTACACAAATCACTTCATGCTGGCGGGAACACAGGAGCGCCAAGAGGCCCTCCTGAACGACACCGTGACCCTATGTGAGCGGATTCAGGCAGAAAGCGGCGATGTTCAGCTGGCCAAAGAAGCGGTTTCATATCAGGCCCTTTGCTTTCTGGCTCTGCAAAAGCCGCAGCGGGTTTTGGATTTACTTGGCGAAGGAATCCGCCCCATGCTGCCGGAGGGTATGTTAATCGCACAGGCCTATCAGGTTATGGGCAACATCGCCAAAGCCAAAGAAACCTTGCAGACAGAGCTATATCAGTACGTAATGGTGGCCTTTCAAGGGCTCCTGAACGTCCTGCAAATGGATACGGACCATTTTGAAAAAGCGGAAGAAGCCTTTTTGAGAGCCTCAGATCTGGCACGGATTTTTAATATGAAACAGCTGAACCCCAACAATGTCATCCTGCTTTACGCACTGGGCGCTCGTATGTATTGTGCGAACAATTCCCACGCCAAAGCGGTTGAGCTGCTTGGCGACTATGTGGATACTTGTGTGGAAGCATTTTTTCCCTTCGAGCTGCATGGAGACACCTTCTTTGATCTGATTGACCCGTGGCTGAAGGATTGCGGTGCAGCCGCCCCCCGTAGCGAGCAGGTGATCAAAGAAAGCATGCTGCGGGATGTACTGATGAATCCAGCCTTCGCTTCACTGCGGGATGACCCTGGCTACCAGCGACTCGTCCAGAAAATGGAGAGATTTATAGGAAGGTGA
- a CDS encoding uracil-DNA glycosylase encodes MDSCFEPAIWPEDKLPKEAAAYKECEVCTEKSRIIWGEGNPQAPVVIILDNPGAREDKEGHEYVCGTRQTLQTALHRANLAPDDIYITYLLKCRPLRRYNKGEARAFSKPFLIQQIETIQPKLLVCLGDTVVQAMFDDKEAHVKNLRGGWHVILGYPCIVSYHPLAVRRRPNLTRQFMADWDMLRQRLSGC; translated from the coding sequence ATGGATTCGTGCTTTGAGCCGGCAATTTGGCCGGAAGATAAATTGCCCAAAGAAGCCGCCGCTTATAAAGAATGCGAAGTCTGCACGGAAAAATCGCGGATCATTTGGGGAGAGGGTAATCCCCAGGCGCCTGTTGTTATAATTTTAGATAATCCAGGCGCCCGCGAAGATAAAGAGGGCCATGAATATGTCTGCGGCACAAGGCAAACGCTGCAGACGGCTTTGCATCGAGCTAATTTGGCGCCGGATGACATTTATATAACGTATCTTTTAAAATGCAGGCCCCTTCGCCGATATAATAAAGGAGAAGCCAGGGCTTTCAGTAAACCATTTCTGATTCAACAAATAGAAACGATACAGCCGAAATTGCTCGTTTGTCTGGGGGATACCGTTGTTCAGGCGATGTTTGATGATAAAGAGGCCCATGTGAAGAATCTGAGGGGGGGATGGCATGTTATACTGGGATATCCCTGCATCGTCTCCTACCATCCGTTGGCGGTAAGGAGACGGCCCAATCTGACACGTCAGTTTATGGCAGATTGGGATATGCTGAGGCAGCGCTTATCAGGTTGTTGA
- a CDS encoding GNAT family N-acetyltransferase, with product MTKEEILRKEIRLIVRELGLLNHNCFNSDLTLAQAHILNYLKQNGETPFNELLINLGMDKASLSRIISNLEAKHYLELKRSQDDKRMKDICLLPLGLRAINDGDDKANTFMNEILELGDKEDTDNIVRAFRAFRILALKNNLKKNDSRIFFEKVAENYREQAIKLATEVFTGEQNIPAESVPLQNDLKPIWWCARAGEDIIGIAAAWKEEEQWHWGRFAVDKRLRGIGLGQKIAVYSLKEMFSLYTEELYVEAREVTLKMLLKFGCKVLGEAEDFYGETITPIVLNKESFEGMNFSI from the coding sequence ATGACTAAAGAAGAAATCCTTAGGAAAGAGATAAGGTTAATCGTGAGGGAATTGGGCTTATTAAATCATAATTGCTTTAATTCAGATCTGACACTTGCTCAAGCGCACATACTAAACTACCTGAAGCAGAACGGAGAAACTCCTTTTAATGAATTATTGATAAACCTGGGCATGGATAAGGCTTCACTCAGCAGAATCATTAGCAATCTGGAAGCTAAACATTACTTGGAGTTGAAACGATCTCAGGATGACAAGAGAATGAAAGATATCTGCCTTTTGCCATTAGGGTTGAGGGCTATTAATGATGGGGATGATAAAGCAAATACGTTTATGAATGAAATTCTGGAGCTGGGGGACAAGGAGGACACAGACAATATTGTCAGGGCCTTTAGAGCATTTCGTATTCTTGCTTTAAAGAACAATCTTAAAAAAAATGATTCGAGAATTTTCTTCGAAAAAGTTGCGGAGAATTATCGGGAGCAGGCTATAAAGTTAGCCACAGAGGTGTTTACAGGTGAGCAGAATATTCCTGCAGAATCGGTTCCGTTGCAAAATGATTTAAAGCCGATCTGGTGGTGTGCAAGAGCAGGAGAAGATATTATTGGGATAGCGGCGGCCTGGAAGGAAGAGGAGCAATGGCATTGGGGAAGGTTTGCTGTCGATAAGAGATTACGGGGGATAGGCCTTGGTCAAAAAATAGCGGTCTATTCGTTAAAAGAGATGTTTAGCCTCTATACGGAGGAGTTATATGTTGAAGCAAGGGAAGTAACATTAAAGATGTTATTAAAATTCGGATGTAAAGTGCTTGGCGAAGCGGAAGATTTTTATGGTGAAACGATAACGCCAATCGTATTGAACAAAGAATCGTTTGAGGGTATGAATTTTTCAATATAA
- a CDS encoding alpha/beta hydrolase family protein yields the protein MDEKIIIGRETQYPLQGILSLPDHCSARVPAVVLVHGSGPADMDERIGANKPFRDIAEGLSSKGIAVLRYDKRTKVYGKQMLKAGPGAVTVESETIEDAILAANLLKNDARIDPGQVYILGHSLGGMLAPRIDAEGGDFAGIIICAGSPRLFSDILLSQNEDMLGQLPKLLQWIANKQIAGLKAKFTAIAGMSEEEAKQMKVFGRTYAWYFKEMDSHPAADYLARTEKPVLILQGDKDFQVTAEKDFALYQQICIGKPNVSFKLYPGLNHLFMKSVYGRVKDFKKEYKIPQKVSAEVLADIAEWIGKV from the coding sequence ATGGATGAAAAAATAATCATTGGCAGGGAAACACAATACCCTTTGCAGGGAATTTTGTCCTTGCCGGATCATTGTTCGGCAAGGGTTCCGGCTGTGGTCCTGGTACATGGCTCCGGCCCCGCGGATATGGATGAACGCATCGGCGCGAATAAGCCGTTCCGCGATATTGCCGAAGGACTGTCCAGCAAAGGAATCGCCGTACTCCGCTATGACAAGCGCACAAAGGTTTACGGAAAACAGATGCTGAAAGCAGGTCCCGGCGCTGTGACTGTGGAAAGCGAAACCATAGAGGATGCCATCCTCGCCGCCAACCTGCTTAAAAATGACGCCAGAATTGACCCCGGCCAGGTGTATATTTTGGGTCACAGCCTCGGCGGTATGCTCGCACCGCGTATTGACGCGGAGGGCGGTGATTTCGCGGGTATCATCATCTGCGCAGGCTCGCCCCGCCTTTTTAGCGATATTTTATTGAGTCAAAACGAGGATATGCTGGGCCAACTGCCAAAATTGCTGCAATGGATCGCGAATAAACAAATTGCAGGACTCAAAGCCAAATTCACCGCTATCGCCGGCATGAGCGAAGAAGAAGCCAAGCAGATGAAGGTTTTTGGCAGAACCTACGCATGGTATTTCAAGGAGATGGACTCCCATCCTGCTGCCGATTACCTTGCCAGGACGGAAAAGCCCGTGCTGATTTTGCAGGGCGACAAGGATTTTCAAGTCACCGCAGAAAAGGATTTCGCCCTCTATCAGCAAATCTGCATCGGTAAACCCAATGTCTCTTTCAAGCTCTACCCCGGACTGAACCACCTGTTTATGAAGTCGGTTTACGGCAGGGTCAAGGATTTTAAAAAAGAGTACAAAATCCCGCAAAAAGTGTCTGCAGAGGTTTTGGCGGATATCGCAGAGTGGATAGGCAAGGTATGA
- a CDS encoding response regulator, with protein MKAILIDDDQPTLFILNKMLAKIPRVEIAGEFLSAGDAYHFLKHNPVELAFVDIKMPGESGLDFAWRSLAEFPDLYVVFLTAYKDYAVEAFEVQAFDYIVKPIQQERLERTVSRVLQRKAAEISSRNTVEHAKVLFVYCLGGLDLRNTNDDFVMINSSKGQELLAYLLIHRERLTSKWRIMEDVFQGMSPQNAETYLNTTVYKLRKVLEQYGKRSAIVVANESYVMEVKDFYIDFIEFENKVRTLPSITEANLQEAIQTLNLFAGELFGDKDYQWSLAEKERLWDIYCSFAKKLGRYLLENQNLALALQVFKKLVAINELDEESHCFLLQVYAAQNDLPSLIRHYDRYVQLLQRELAISPSNRTAQLFLSLKKSLL; from the coding sequence ATGAAGGCAATTCTTATTGATGATGATCAACCGACCTTATTTATTTTGAACAAAATGCTGGCTAAGATCCCCAGGGTGGAAATCGCAGGCGAATTCTTAAGCGCCGGAGATGCGTATCATTTTCTTAAGCATAATCCTGTGGAGCTGGCCTTTGTGGATATTAAAATGCCAGGGGAAAGCGGACTTGATTTTGCATGGAGAAGCTTGGCGGAATTCCCAGACCTTTACGTGGTTTTTTTAACAGCCTATAAAGATTATGCCGTGGAGGCCTTTGAAGTCCAGGCATTTGACTATATCGTCAAGCCGATCCAACAGGAAAGGCTGGAAAGGACAGTAAGCCGTGTTCTGCAACGCAAGGCTGCCGAGATTTCCTCACGGAACACGGTTGAACATGCCAAGGTCCTATTCGTCTATTGTTTAGGTGGGCTGGATCTTAGAAATACCAACGACGATTTTGTGATGATTAACTCATCCAAAGGGCAGGAGTTATTGGCCTATCTGTTAATCCATCGGGAAAGACTGACTTCCAAATGGAGAATCATGGAGGATGTTTTTCAGGGCATGTCTCCCCAGAATGCGGAAACCTACCTGAATACAACCGTCTATAAATTACGAAAAGTATTGGAGCAATATGGAAAACGATCGGCCATTGTGGTCGCCAATGAGAGCTATGTCATGGAAGTAAAAGATTTCTATATTGATTTCATCGAGTTCGAAAACAAAGTCCGTACCTTGCCGAGCATCACCGAGGCTAATCTCCAGGAAGCAATCCAGACGCTTAATTTGTTTGCCGGGGAACTTTTTGGGGATAAGGATTATCAATGGTCCTTAGCTGAAAAAGAGAGATTATGGGATATCTATTGCAGCTTTGCTAAAAAGCTGGGCCGATACCTTTTGGAGAATCAAAATTTAGCCTTAGCGCTGCAGGTCTTTAAAAAACTGGTGGCCATAAATGAACTGGATGAAGAGTCCCACTGCTTTTTGCTGCAAGTTTATGCGGCGCAGAACGACCTGCCCTCCCTTATCAGGCATTATGATCGTTATGTCCAGCTCCTGCAGCGGGAGCTGGCAATCTCACCAAGCAATCGGACGGCACAGTTGTTTCTAAGCTTAAAGAAATCCCTTCTGTAA
- a CDS encoding sensor histidine kinase, whose product MKFHQQLTLFFAIFSLGLIICGYRVQDVGIAGVFSLPIQLRAVLAIESVLDIAQKNKMLPAVSIAGMGIFLGMSRYRFLPGLPLARAAAIDAIQEGMIIVDEQGGVVDHNVAVDRFIYDIIGVKHNVIGKNIELVLSAWPQWQSACKNGHEDEFEIDVSAWGKARFFRVKVYPLQEYSFRKRGTVSVLTDITEDRIQGQKTSDSECSGEPVQKELTLLKRQMEMVFSTISDRALLSIVDRNGNYLFYTEAVKTQFVETAADLTIGSAFRKGLYFYAGGTEMDYCDIPEIKVLSGEKVSQYHFMMKRITGETHLLFNGTPIYDEEGNVTYAVFFTQDITDQILCKRQAQLTQKLTELNLTKDQLIQAITHDIRNPIATLVSLMELLEGKERDPVYHDPDYHNLLTTVSEQVKYTYAMVENVLKWFQKQKEKVSLNPSRINLYVNTQKTLRIYARQAEGKGIEVKNRITASLNVYADRELIEFVLRNLLDNAIKFTAKGGTISIQAHSSSTGVIVSVTDTGIGMDSASLRTLFEDAAPATQGTEGEKGLGLGLRLCKEFLHSHGGEIWVESELGKGSTFSFSLSTSGKSIFAGGEA is encoded by the coding sequence GTGAAGTTTCATCAGCAGTTAACCTTGTTTTTTGCGATCTTTTCATTAGGGTTGATTATCTGTGGGTATAGGGTGCAAGATGTCGGAATCGCCGGTGTATTTTCTTTGCCCATACAGCTAAGGGCTGTTTTGGCCATAGAATCTGTGCTTGACATTGCCCAAAAGAATAAAATGCTGCCTGCGGTGTCTATTGCAGGCATGGGTATTTTTTTAGGTATGTCCAGATATCGTTTCTTGCCAGGGCTGCCCCTGGCAAGAGCGGCAGCAATCGATGCGATTCAGGAAGGGATGATCATCGTCGACGAACAGGGCGGAGTCGTTGATCATAATGTTGCCGTAGACAGGTTTATCTACGACATTATCGGGGTGAAGCACAATGTCATCGGCAAGAATATTGAGTTGGTGCTCTCTGCCTGGCCCCAATGGCAATCGGCCTGTAAGAATGGGCATGAAGATGAGTTTGAGATCGATGTTTCGGCTTGGGGAAAGGCTAGATTCTTCCGGGTAAAAGTATATCCTCTTCAAGAATATAGCTTCCGGAAAAGGGGAACGGTTTCAGTGCTTACGGATATTACGGAGGACAGAATCCAGGGACAGAAGACCTCGGATTCAGAATGCAGCGGAGAGCCGGTTCAAAAAGAGTTGACTCTGCTGAAACGGCAAATGGAGATGGTTTTCAGCACCATATCGGACCGGGCGTTGCTATCCATTGTGGATCGCAACGGCAATTACTTGTTTTATACCGAGGCTGTCAAAACCCAATTTGTCGAAACAGCCGCTGATCTCACGATTGGCTCGGCCTTCCGCAAAGGATTGTATTTTTATGCCGGCGGAACAGAAATGGACTATTGTGATATCCCGGAGATCAAAGTGCTCAGTGGAGAAAAAGTATCCCAATATCACTTTATGATGAAGAGGATAACCGGTGAGACCCATTTGCTGTTTAACGGAACGCCTATTTATGATGAAGAAGGAAATGTGACCTATGCTGTATTCTTTACCCAGGATATAACGGATCAAATTCTTTGCAAAAGGCAGGCTCAGTTGACGCAGAAGCTGACTGAGCTCAATTTGACAAAGGATCAGCTCATTCAGGCAATTACTCATGATATCCGCAACCCCATCGCAACCCTGGTCAGTCTGATGGAATTGCTGGAGGGAAAGGAACGTGACCCAGTCTATCATGACCCAGACTATCACAACCTTTTAACGACAGTGTCAGAACAGGTTAAGTATACCTATGCTATGGTGGAAAATGTCTTGAAGTGGTTTCAAAAACAGAAAGAGAAGGTAAGCCTAAACCCTTCCCGGATCAACTTGTATGTAAACACCCAAAAAACCCTTAGGATTTATGCCAGGCAAGCGGAAGGGAAGGGGATAGAGGTCAAAAACAGGATCACAGCCAGTCTGAATGTCTATGCAGACAGGGAGTTAATCGAATTTGTTCTGCGCAATCTCCTGGACAACGCCATAAAATTTACAGCCAAAGGGGGAACAATCTCCATTCAGGCACACTCATCCTCCACCGGCGTGATTGTTTCAGTCACAGATACCGGAATAGGGATGGACTCAGCGAGTTTAAGAACCCTATTTGAGGATGCCGCTCCAGCGACCCAGGGAACTGAAGGAGAAAAGGGCTTAGGACTGGGACTTAGGCTCTGTAAAGAATTCCTGCATAGTCACGGCGGGGAGATATGGGTGGAAAGTGAACTGGGAAAAGGAAGCACCTTCAGTTTTTCTCTCTCAACATCCGGTAAATCAATTTTTGCAGGGGGAGAAGCATGA